Proteins encoded together in one Ictidomys tridecemlineatus isolate mIctTri1 chromosome 3, mIctTri1.hap1, whole genome shotgun sequence window:
- the Itgb2 gene encoding integrin beta-2 isoform X3 — translation MVSHRHQHQRLRSPVVLHFTGFHLPTGEQQVPPWLGAVSSPACCRRRDRGPAPASPALHRAEAAGGRQETEWDMLGRGPLLLALVGLLSLGSGEFGEGCNYTRGVSRWGGAGCGVARSPGGRGRTPHWLLPHRAAGGGSDILLGICSAPRHGATRSPSWAPVEPQTLPGPVLSQGPTRWARVDTGPLTCLSVSPALSQECTKYKVSTCRDCVQSGPGCAWCQKLNFTGQGEPDSVRCDTREQLLKKGCAADDIMEPRSLAEPQQDLEGAWKQLSPQKVTLHLRPGQAAVFNVTFRRAKGYPIDLYYLMDLSYSMLDDLINVKKLGGDLLQALNEITESGRIGFGSFVDKTVLPFVNTHPEKLRNPCPNKEKQCQPPFAFRHVLKLTSNSNQFQAEVGKQLISGNLDAPEGGLDAMMQVAACQEEIGWRNVTRLLVFATDDGFHFAGDGKLGAILTPNDGRCHLEDNLYKRSNEFDYPSVGQLAHALAENNIQPIFAVTGRMVPTYKKLTEIIPKSAVGELSEDSSNVVQLIKDAYNKLSSRVFLEHGTIPDTLRVSYDSFCSNGESHKGQPRGDCDGVQINVPITFQVRVTATECVQEQSFVIRALGFTDTVTVQVLPRCECRCSDQSQNRGLCGGKGSLECGVCRCDAGYIGKNCECQTQGRSSQELEGSCRKDNSSIVCSGLGDCICGQCICHTSDIPNKEIFGQYCECDNVNCERYDGQVCGGPKRGSCSCGQCHCTEDFEGSACQCGKSTAGCLNAARVECSGRGRCRCNTCECDPGYQPPLCQDCPGCPSPCSMFISCAECLKFEKGPFEKNCSAACTSSLLPSRPGQGKACKERDSEGCWMTYTLLQRDGRNRYDMHVDESRECVKGPNIAAIVGGTVAGVVLIGVLLLVIWKALTHLSDLREYRRFEKEKLKSQWNNDNPLFKSATTTVMNPKFAES, via the exons ATGGTCTCCCACCGTCACCAGCACCAGAGACTGCGGTCCCCAGTGGTTCTCCATTTCACAGGGTTCCACCTCCCAACAGGAGAGCAGCAGGTCCCGCCCTGGCTTGGGGCTGTCTCTAGTCCCGCCTGCTGCAGGAG GCGAGACCGCGGGCCAGCCCCAGCCAGTCCAGCCCTCCACAGAGCCGAGGCCGCAGGAGGCCGCCAGGAGACAGAGTGG GACATGCTGGGCCGCGGCCCCCTGCTGCTCGCCCTGGTGGGGCTGCTCTCCCTTGGGTCTGGTGAGTTTGGGGAGGGGTGTAACTACACACGTGGTGTTTCCAGATGGGGAGGAGCGGGCTGCGGAGTCGCACGCTCCCCGGGAGGCCGAGGAAGGACCCCACACTGGCTTCTGCCCCACAGAGCCGCAGGTGGTGGCTCTGATATCCTCCTGGGTATCTGCTCTGCACCCCGACACGGGGCGACTCGGAGCCCCTCCTGGGCCCCTGTAGAGCCGCAGACGCTGCCTGGCCCCGTCCTCTCCCAGGGCCCCACACGGTGGGCCAGGGTGGACACGGGGCCACTCACCTGCCTGTccgtatccccagccctctctcaggAATGTACCAAGTACAAGGTCAGCACCTGCCGGGACTGCGTCCAGTCGGGGCCTGGCTGCGCCTGGTGCCAGAAGCTG AACTTCACAGGGCAAGGGGAGCCCGACTCGGTTCGCTGTGACACCCGGGAGCAGCTGCTGAAGAAGGGCTGTGCGGCTGATGACATCATGGAGCCCAGGAGCCTGGCCGAACCCCAGCAGGACCTGGAGGGGGCCTGGAAGCAGCTGTCCCCACAAAAAGTGACACTGCACCTGCGACCAG GTCAGGCGGCCGTGTTCAACGTGACCTTCCGGCGGGCCAAGGGCTACCCCATCGACCTGTACTACCTGATGGACCTCTCCTACTCCATGCTGGACGACCTCATCAACGTCAAGAAGCTGGGCGGTGACCTGCTCCAGGCCCTCAACGAGATCACTGAGTCCGGCCGCATTG GCTTCGGGTCCTTCGTGGACAAGACAGTGCTGCCCTTCGTCAACACGCACCCCGAGAAGCTGAGGAACCCGTGCCCCAACAAGGAGAAGCAGTGCCAGCCCCCGTTCGCCTTCCGGCACGTGCTGAAGCTGACCAGCAACTCCAACCAGTTCCAGGCTGAGGTCGGGAAGCAGCTCATCTCTGGAAACCTGGACGCTCCCGAGGGCGGGCTGGACGCCATGATGCAAGTCGCTGCCTGCCAG GAGGAAATCGGCTGGCGCAACGTCACCAGGCTGCTGGTGTTCGCCACTGATGATGGTTTCCACTTCGCGGGCGACGGGAAGCTGGGCGCCATCCTGACACCCAACGATGGCCGCTGCCACCTGGAGGACAACCTGTACAAGCGCAGCAACGAGTTT GACTACCCCTCGGTGGGCCAGCTGGCACACGCTCTGGCTGAAAATAACATCCAGCCCATCTTCGCGGTGACTGGGAGGATGGTGCCGACCTACAAG AAACTCACAGAGATCATCCCCAAGTCGGCCGTGGGGGAGCTGTCTGAGGACTCCAGCAACGTGGTGCAGCTCATCAAGGATGCCTACAAC AAACTCTCCTCCAGGGTGTTCCTGGAGCACGGCACCATCCCTGACACCCTGAGGGTCTCCTACGACTCCTTCTGCAGTAACGGAGAGTCACACAAGGGCCAGCCCCGAGGGGACTGTGACGGCGTGCAGATCAACGTCCCG ATCACCTTCCAGGTGCGGGTCACCGCCACCGAGTGCGTCCAGGAGCAGTCCTTTGTCATCCGAGCGCTGGGCTTCACGGACACAGTGACCGTGCAGGTCCTGCCCCGGTGTGAGTGCCGGTGCAGCGACCAGAGCCAGAACCGCGGCCTCTGCGGAGGCAAGGGCTCCCTGGAGTGCGGTGTCTGCAG GTGTGATGCTGGCTACATCGGGAAGAACTGCGAGTGCCAGACCCAGGGCCGCAGCAGCCAGGAGCTGGAGGGAAGCTGCCGGAAGGACAACAGCTCCATCGTGTGCTCGGGGCTGGGCGACTGCATCTGCGGGCAGTGCATCTGCCACACCAGTGACATCCCCAACAAGGAGATCTTCGGGCAGTACTGCGAGTGCGACAATGTCAACTGTGAGCGCTACGACGGCCAAGTCTGCGGTGGCCCAA AGAGGGGGAGCTGCTCCTGTGGCCAGTGCCACTGCACAGAGGACTTTGAGGGCTCAGCGTGCCAGTGTGGGAAGTCCACCGCAGGCTGCCTGAACGCCGCGCGGGTGGAGTGCAGTGGCCGCGGCCGGTGCCGCTGCAACACGTGCGAGTGTGACCCTGGCTACCAGCCACCCCTGTGCCAGGACTGCCCAGGCTGCCCCTCTCCCTGCAGCATGTTCAT CTCCTGTGCCGAGTGCCTGAAGTTTGAGAAGGGCCCCTTCGAGAAGAACTGCAGCGCAGCGTGCACGAGCAGCCTGCTGCCCAGCCGCCCTGGGCAGGGCAAGGCCTGCAAGGAGAGGGACTCGGAGGGCTGCTGGATGACCTACACACTGCTGCAGCGGGACGGCAGGAACCGCTACGACATGCACGTGGACGAGAGCCGAG AGTGCGTGAAGGGCCCCAACATCGCAGCCATCGTAGGGGGCACTGTGGCAGGGGTGGTGTTGATCGGCGTCCTCCTGCTGGTCATCTGGAAGGCCCTGACCCACCTGAGTGACCTCCGGGAGTACAGACGCTTTGAGAAGGAGAAGCTCAAGTCCCAGTGGAACAAC